One segment of Mastomys coucha isolate ucsf_1 unplaced genomic scaffold, UCSF_Mcou_1 pScaffold23, whole genome shotgun sequence DNA contains the following:
- the LOC116072579 gene encoding caspase-1 — MADKILRGKRKQFINSVSVGTVNGLLDELLEKRVLSQEEMDKIKLANVTVMDKARDLCDHVTKKGPQASQIFITYICNEDCYLAGILELQSGPSAETFAATEDSKGGYPSSSETMKEQNKEGATFSGLSGNLKFCPLEKAEKLWSENPSEIYPIMKTTNRTRLALIICNTEFQHLSQRKGADVDLREMKLLLQDLGYTVKVKENLTALEMMKEVKEFAACPEHKTSDSTFLVFMSHGIQEGICGTTYSDEVADILKVDTVFQMMNTLKCPSMKDKPKVIIIQACRGEKQGVVLLKDSVGDSEKEFLTDAVFEDDGIKKAHIEKDFIAFCSSTPDNVSWRHPVRGSLFIESLIKHIKEYAWSCDLEDIFRKVRFSFEQPESRLQMPTTERVTLTKRFYLFPGH, encoded by the exons ATGGCTG ACAAGATCctgaggggaaagaggaagcaaTTTATCAACTCCGTGAGTGTAGGGACAGTAAATGGATTGCTGGATGAACTTTTAGAGAAGAGAGTGCTGAGCCAGgaagaaatggataaaataaaGCTTGCAAACGTTACTGTTATGGACAAGGCACGGGACCTGTGCGATCATGTCACTAAAAAGGGGCCCCAGGCAAGCCAAATCTTTATCACTTACATTTGTAATGAAGACTGCTACCTGGCAGGAATTCTGGAGCTTCAATCAG GTCCATCGGCTGAAACTTTTGCTGCTACAGAAGATTCTAAGGGAGGATACCCTTCCTCCTCAG aaacaatgaaagaacagaacaaagaaggtGCCACATTTTCAGGACTGAGTGGGAACCTCAAGTTTTGCCCTTTAGAAAAAGCCGAGAAATTATGGAGTGAAAATCCTTCAGAG ATTTATCCAATAATGAAAACAACCAATCGTACACGTCTTGCCCTCATTATCTGCAACACAGAGTTTCAACATCTTTCTCAGAGGAAAGGAGCTGATGTTGACCTCAGAGAAATGAAGTTGCTGCTGCAGGATCTGGGCTATACTgtgaaagtgaaagaaaatctCACAGCTCTG GAGATGATGAAAGAGGTGAAAGAATTTGCTGCCTGCCCAGAGCACAAGACTTCTGACAGTACTTTCCTTGTATTCATGTCTCATGGTATCCAAGAGGGAATATGTGGGACCACATACTCTGATGAAGTTGCAGATATTTTAAAGGTTGACACAGTCTTTCAAATGATGAACACTTTGAAGTGCCCAAGCATGAAAGACAAGCCCAAGGTGATCATTATCCAGGCATGTCGTGGAG AGAAACAAGGAGTGGTATTGTTAAAAGATTCAGTAGGGGACTCTGAAAAGGAATTCTTAACGGATGCAGTTTTTGAAGATGATGGCATTAAGAAGGCCCATATAGAGAAAGACTTTATTGCCTTCTGCTCTTCAACACCAG ATAATGTGTCTTGGAGACATCCTGTCCGGGGCTCTCTATTCATTGAGTCACTCATCAAACACATAAAAGAATATGCCTGGTCTTGTGACTTGGAGGACATTTTCAGGAAG GTTCGATTTTCATTCGAACAACCAGAATCTAGGCTACAGATGCCCACGACTGAAAGGGTGACCCTGACAAAACGTTTCTACCTCTTCCCCGGACATTAG